The following are from one region of the Plasmodium gaboni strain SY75 chromosome 12, whole genome shotgun sequence genome:
- a CDS encoding putative DEAD/DEAH box ATP-dependent RNA helicase: protein MNTIKNVSDVEEIKEESTKETTTTISTNNKNCDKHNKNNNTIIDMNCLWSDLYISRPFLKVLYEQKFSNPTYIQRDVIPLALEGKSILANSETGSGKTLAFVLPILERLLQSANIRMRRNNMKASYNITKALILLPTRELSLQCYDVIRSLTKYVTITYSLFCGGIDIKQQEYEYKKRNDIFICTPGRILDLLLNSSSDFINYLEIVVFDEADKLLELGFKEECLKILDVCKFKKQILFFSATLTNDIKQLVNFSLKNPVFVQSGISSLKDKDLQNNDNNNNNNNIVVNNIITKNFLKLTNKATFKISEGLKQEFVNIIQEKYRKASLLYLCNNIYKNHCIIFFKTKRETHLMFLLFDLLNLKCAELHGSMSQKRRIESIMKFKKAEVDFLLTTELASRGIDIDHVLYVINYNIPSNVIKYVHRIGRTARIGKEGIASTLYLQKEKIQVKKIVKGLKKSKNLKILKRTIAENNIHVWHNIIKQNKQKLNDIIEQEKIDKQIEISNKSIDKIKNLITFKDEIMSRPPRTWFLTGKEKQNLKNESKKYDKDNNNNNINMNDNYKGHDYDDDNHIKKKNYQKENNKNISSFINYKKGKNKNNKNNKNNKKGNDEEDQEQEQKKKLQSYRKIIRDLKLNMLYNKSNKSQNKNNRLHNKTIKNKTIKNNTIKNNTIKNNTIKNKTIKK from the coding sequence atgaatacaattaaaaatgttaGTGATGtagaagaaataaaagaagaGAGCACTAAAGAAACAACAACAACTATTAgtacaaataataaaaattgtGATAAGCAcaataagaataataacACTATTATTGATATGAATTGCTTGTGGAGTGATTTATACATATCGAGACCTTTTTTAAAAGttttatatgaacaaaaaTTTAGTAATCCTACATATATTCAGAGAGATGTGATTCCATTAGCTTTAGAAGGTAAAAGTATTTTAGCTAACTCAGAAACGGGTTCTGGCAAAACATTAGCATTTGTATTACCAATACTAGAAAGGTTATTACAAAGTGCAAATATAAGAATGAGGagaaataatatgaaaGCTAGTTATAACATAACTAAGGctttaatattattaccTACGAGAGAATTATCTTTACAATGTTATGATGTAATACGTTCCCTAACAAAATATGTTACAATAAcatattctttattttgtGGAGGAATAGATATTAAACAACAAgaatatgaatataaaaaaagaaatgatATCTTTATATGTACCCCTGGTCGTATTTTAGATTTATTGTTAAATTCATCTAGtgattttattaattatttagAAATTGTTGTATTTGATGAGGCTGATAAATTATTAGAACTTGGATTTAAAGAAGAatgtttaaaaatattagatgtttgtaaatttaaaaaacaGATATTATTCTTCTCAGCTACTTTGACTAATGACATAAAGCAGCTGGTcaatttttctttaaaaaatcCTGTATTTGTTCAAAGTGGTATAAGCTCTCTCAAAGATAAGGATCtacaaaataatgataataataataataataataatattgttgttaataatattataacaaaaaaCTTTTTAAAACTTACTAATAAGGCCacatttaaaatatcaGAAGGTTTGAAACAAGAATTTGTTAATATCATTCAAGAGAAATATAGAAAAGCTagtttattatatttatgtaataatatatataagaatcattgtattatcttttttaaaacaaaacGTGAAACACAtttaatgtttttattGTTTGATTTACTTAATTTAAAATGTGCTGAATTACATGGTTCTATGAGTCAGAAAAGAAGAATAGAATCCATAATGAAATTTAAAAAAGCCGAAGTAGATTTTTTATTAACCACCGAATTAGCATCTAGAGGAATAGATATAGATCATgttttatatgtaataaattataatataccATCGAATGTTATTAAATATGTACATAGAATCGGTAGAACCGCTAGAATAGGAAAAGAAGGAATAGCTAGCACATTGTATTtacaaaaagaaaaaatacaagtaaaaaaaatagttAAAGGATTGAAGAAAAGTAAAAAtctaaaaatattaaaaagaacTATAGctgaaaataatattcatgTGTGGCACAACATaattaaacaaaataaacaaaagttaaatgatattataGAGCAAGAAAAAATTGATAAGCAAATAGAAATATCAAACAAATCAatagataaaataaaaaatctAATTACATTTAAGGATGAAATAATGAGTAGACCTCCAAGGACATGGTTCCTTACAGGGAAGGAAAAGcaaaatttaaaaaatgaaagtaaaaaatatgataaggacaataataataataatattaacatgaatgataattataagGGTCATgattatgatgatgataatcatataaaaaagaaaaattacCAGAAAGAAaacaacaaaaatatatctagctttattaattataaaaaggggaaaaataaaaataataaaaataataaaaataataaaaaaggaaatgATGAGGAAGATCAAGAACAGGAGCAAAAGAAAAAACTACAAAGTTATCGTAAAATTATAAGAgatttaaaattaaatatgttatataataaaagcAATAAGtcacaaaataaaaataatagacttcataataaaacaataaaaaataaaacaataaaaaataatacaataaaaaataatacaataaaaaataatacaataaaaaataaaacaataaaaaagtaa
- a CDS encoding hypothetical protein (conserved Plasmodium protein, unknown function), with translation IIIIDIILIIVIIVIIITMMKKEISCYGFDRNVFNNNDIKHINKIKEEKFTNKNIYKILYNDNRKKDTCKYDYNFYNNKYIELKKGHKKYGLINQRHIINYEKGYYSDNEINYDNINNIIYKIYNNNNNKMYTQHHSNNNNNNKNNIYNNYWNNKKNSKKFLHLKRSFSVSSNIADYFYDTNIMHLKNNCESSHSSSSSMDDMTYEKNIFEDKKMDIIKYFINDNIYKNFIVQENNINNNVINNIVRHINELRNDNDKNYKNTYMNELNNLKYMKNDIYSTKNYINKTNELLKLYSNDKLNVLQYYDENFKERKNNENDWSEYAQKSSIDEVHNIRYESKMYNVNFCIKKYLSNMKQKKKKKPNNVTGDIY, from the coding sequence ATAATTATTATAgatattattcttattattgttattattgttattattattactatgatgaaaaaagaaataagTTGTTATGGTTTTGATAGGAATGtgtttaataataatgatataaaacatataaataaaataaaagaagaaaaatttacaaataagaatatatataaaatattatataatgataatagAAAGAAGGATACATGTaaatatgattataatttttataataataaatatattgaattaAAGAAAGgtcataaaaaatatgggttaataaatcaaaggcatataattaattatgAAAAAGGATATTATTCAGACaatgaaataaattatgataatataaataatataatatataaaatatataacaataataataataaaatgtatacaCAACATcatagtaataataataacaataataagaataatatctataataattattggaataataaaaaaaatagtaaaAAATTTCTCCATTTAAAAAGAAGTTTTTCTGTAAGTTCAAATATTGCagattatttttatgatacaaatataatgcatctaaaaaataattgtGAATCTAGTCATAGTTCATCAAGTAGTATGGATGATATGacatatgaaaaaaatatttttgagGATAAGAAAATGGAcataattaaatattttattaatgataatatatataaaaattttatagtacaagaaaataatataaataataatgtaattaataatatagtaAGACATATTAATGAGTTAAgaaatgataatgataagaattataaaaataccTATATGAAcgaattaaataatttgaaatatatgaaaaatgatatatattctacaaaaaattatataaacaaaacaaatgaattattaaaattatattcgaatgataaattaaatgttctacaatattatgatgaaaattttaaagaaagaaaaaataacGAAAATGATTGGAGTGAATATGCTCAAAAATCTTCTATTGATGAAGTTCATAATATACGTTATGAATCTAAAATGTATAATGTGAACTtttgtattaaaaaatatttaagtaatatgaaacaaaaaaaaaaaaaaaaacctAACAATGTGACAGGGGATATATATTAG
- a CDS encoding putative tryptophan--tRNA ligase: protein MIKRIIYLLTYFIIINFIVSKNIQSINNRTKKVALLPYFFTLPYNKRIKKSNLRSKRDCTFFTGIKPSGNIHLGNYIGCLHPIINVEATKKSSNNSSNNNESAIKLKKIILIADLHCLTKLSNIYSLKDKVIDSVKIIISLIIDMYKKKKSYVDVYINNIKLEDILQLIEKNNKNNNNINLYDEIASYTSQFHNDIKNDNPKDDENHLELSSQGGYNHRRELIKQKHYFYIFKQSDIKLHTCLYYLINSFTSINTLNSHIHIKMGGHNKSLALFSYPSLMLADILLYKPTYLIIGQDQIKNMEIMKKLCRKMNYHFKNVAKLPKIFFSKFYSEVMNLDGHKKMSKNHLTHNDNDTSKIIYLLDDKKTIENKIKKSKTDNYNILVYGQEDRKEINNLINIFFFFYYHQIKNKKYINLNSNNNENINNNNGNSSKLSHIYDEHELFLNNKYMQNNYLNDFTNNHNFSNYKQNNINPNFNQNIINNILHSYNNNYSKFKYDLSQLLYNHFLVTKTYYNSFNSRHDIIHTILKNGKTCVKKRASKIYKVIKRKLNI, encoded by the exons ATGATAAAAAGAATCATTTACCttttaacatattttataataataaattttattgtttctaaaaatattcaaagCATAAACAATAGAACAAAGAAAGTTGCCTTACTTCCTTATTTCTTTACCTTACCTTATAACAAGCgaataaaaaaaagcaACTTGCGATCAAAAAGGGATTGTACTTTTTTTACAGGAATTaaa cCTAGCGGAAATATACACCTTGGAAATTACATTGGATGCTTACATCCAATCATAAACGTTGAAGCCACAAAAAAAAGTTCAAACAACTcatctaataataatgaaagtgctataaaattaaaaaaaattatactTATTGCTGATCTTCATTGTTTGACAAAGCTAAGcaatatttattcattGAAGGATAAGGTTATTGATTCAGTAAAAATCATAATCTCTTTAATAATAGATATgtataagaaaaaaaaaagttacgtagatgtatatattaataatattaaattagaagatatattacaactaatagaaaaaaacaacaagaataataataatattaatttgtATGATGAAATTGCGTCATATACATCACAATTTCATAATGacataaaaaatgataacCCCAAAGATGATGAAAATCATTTAGAACTCTCATCTCAGGGAGGTTATAATCATAGAAGGGAACTTATTAAACAaaaacattatttttacatttttaaacaatcagatataaaattacatacttgcttatattatttaataaattctTTTACATCCATAAATACGTTAAATTcacatatacatataaaaatggGTGGTCATAATAAATCCTTGGctttattttcttatcCAAGTTTAATGCTTGCagatattttattatataaaccAACCTATTTAATTATAGGTCAAGACcaaataaagaatatggaaataatgaaaaaattatgtagAAAAATGAACTatcattttaaaaatgttgCCAAATTACCaaagatatttttttcaaaattttattCAGAAGTCATGAATTTAGATGgtcataaaaaaatgagtAAGAATCATTTAACAcataatgataatgatacatccaaaattatttatcttttagatgataaaaaaacaatagaaaataaaattaaaaagagTAAAACggataattataatatattagtATATGGTCAAGAAGAtagaaaagaaataaataaccttataaatattttcttctttttttattaccatcaaatcaaaaataaaaaatatataaacctaaatagtaataataatgagaatataaataataacaatgGAAATAGTTCCAAATTATCACATATTTATGATGAAcatgaattatttttaaataataaatatatgcaaaataattatttaaacgattttacaaataatcataatttctcaaattataaacaaaataatataaatccAAATTttaatcaaaatataattaataatatattacattcatataataataattattcaaaatttaaatatgatttatcacaattattatataatcattttcTTGTAACCAAAACGtattataattcatttaattcCAGACATGATATAATTCATacaattttaaaaaatggaaaaacatgtgtaaaaaaaagggcctcaaaaatatacaag gTCATAAAGAGgaaattaaatatatag
- a CDS encoding hypothetical protein (conserved Plasmodium protein, unknown function), which translates to MKRGRLYYVIIKRYFNTSVTKENINKELDVSKYIKTWNICNYNFIIYGLMHGQIYGNVSSGQDCCNLIQNIKMDYILLELCKERLNKIYSDIFLHSKHGNNIIKDKYQNVYINNNIHNYMYNKTNDLYYNKIYNNNNNNKIYDNGYNKFSYLPRIHNGFLKNEFIPIIEECLKNKLNIFLCDRDIHIIKNRLDSKLLYDTKSYRNFFTYCIESIALRHYSYNEFIKLYKNYYIPTETKDEITNTPNDLDLNETLNNDELINYIMKKKKIDIHPNIIYDNNKETFIYHDISKKLNILPLLNERLKYISKPTYDILIEEKYKYMVHNIWCFLLNNEKNIFQHKQQQQNNTHTQKNILIVCSSNIIQQVYNELQEVYLMLYNKYKNNISSYQLNNTNIKNLSNNQNIKHIVNPIVFENIYSSYNDYIKPHWPLILLKYYILPYLILYIILNILYNLMAWIYKSNMQNTHIPSQKIIKVTI; encoded by the coding sequence ATGAAAAGAGGTCGTTTGTATTATGTGATTATAAAACGATATTTTAATACATCTGTAACgaaagaaaatataaataaagaattagatgtatcaaaatatataaaaacgtggaatatttgtaattataattttattatttatggTCTTATGCATGGTCAAATATATGGTAATGTTTCAAGTGGGCAAGATTGCTGTAACTTGATTcagaatataaaaatggattacatattattagaaTTATGTAAAGAAAgattaaataaaatatatagtgatatatttttacattcTAAACATggaaataatattataaaagataaatatcaaaacgtatatataaataataatatacataattatatgtataacaaaacaaatgatttatattataataaaatatataataataataataataataaaatatatgataatggttataataaattttcttatttaCCTAGGATACATAATGGTTTTcttaaaaatgaatttattCCTATAATCGAAGaatgtttaaaaaataaattaaatatttttttatgtgatagagatatacatataataaaaaatagaCTAGATtctaaattattatatgatacAAAATCTTATAGAAACTTCTTTACATATTGCATCGAATCAATAGCTTTAAGacattattcatataatgaatttattaagttatataaaaattattatataccAACAGAAACTAAAGATGAAATTACTAATACACCAAATGATTTAGATTTAAATGAAACActtaataatgatgaacttataaattatattatgaagaaaaaaaaaatagatatTCATCctaatataatatatgacaataataaagaaacttttatatatcatgatatttctaaaaaattaaatattctacccttattaaatgaaagattaaaatatatttcaaaaccaacttatgatatattaatagaagaaaaatataaatatatggTACATAATATCTGGTGTTTTctattaaataatgaaaaaaatatatttcaacataaacaacaacaacaaaaTAACACACatacacaaaaaaatatactcATTGTATGTTCTtctaatattattcaaCAAGTTTATAACGAATTACAAGAAGTATATCtaatgttatataataaatataaaaataatatatcatcCTATCAActaaataatacaaatattaaaaatttatctAACAACCAAaatattaaacatataGTAAATCCTATAgtttttgaaaatatatatagttcttataatgattatataaaaccACATTGGCCTCTTAtacttttaaaatattatattttaccttatctcattttatatattatattaaatatattatataatctTATGGCATGGATATATAAATCGAACATGCAAAATACTCACATACCCTcacaaaaaattataaaggTTACCATATGA